A single region of the Idiomarinaceae bacterium HL-53 genome encodes:
- a CDS encoding deoxyribodipyrimidine photo-lyase, with amino-acid sequence MSKHLVWFRRDLRAHHPALESMNSNADISALYVREPQRKWLNIERVGDHRQKFENQCIDDLRSSLQARGIELSVETGNPLVIVANYARDLNVEHVHFGTLPAFEEQQTEAQLTTKLNADTIKSKLYRTYTLWSYAEVRERMNKPLRSFSQFRKVFEPLLKQFPPRALANDTFELSGNPLGVFSFIGGRSAALIHIHEYLAGNGAIRHYKETRNGLLGKEYSSKLSPWLSWGCLGVDEVIQAIHQHEVLFGENESTHWLKIELLWREFFQHLARQLGAQLFTGRVAEINFESIHTRLHASFSAWAAGETGQDFVDANMRELNATGYMSNRGRQNVASALIYDMRDDWRKGACYFERQLIDYDPASNYGNWQYIAGIHANPRGGSWFNLEKQANMYDNDARYRTYWLNSEA; translated from the coding sequence ATGTCTAAACATTTAGTGTGGTTTCGACGCGATCTTCGAGCTCATCATCCCGCGCTCGAGTCAATGAATTCGAATGCGGATATTTCTGCACTCTATGTTCGCGAGCCACAAAGGAAATGGTTGAATATTGAACGGGTTGGCGACCATCGGCAAAAGTTTGAGAACCAATGTATTGACGATTTGCGTAGCTCCCTGCAAGCACGTGGAATTGAACTCAGTGTGGAAACAGGTAATCCCCTTGTAATCGTTGCCAACTATGCGCGAGATCTCAATGTAGAGCACGTGCACTTCGGAACACTGCCCGCATTCGAAGAGCAACAAACCGAGGCGCAATTAACAACGAAACTCAATGCTGACACCATCAAGAGTAAGCTATATCGAACCTATACACTTTGGTCGTACGCAGAAGTGCGAGAGCGCATGAATAAACCGCTACGCTCATTTAGCCAGTTCCGTAAGGTGTTTGAGCCCCTACTGAAACAATTTCCACCGAGAGCCTTAGCAAACGATACGTTTGAATTAAGTGGTAACCCGTTGGGCGTATTCTCGTTTATTGGTGGCCGCTCAGCAGCTCTGATTCACATACACGAATACCTAGCCGGTAATGGCGCCATTCGTCATTACAAAGAAACGCGGAATGGACTACTCGGCAAAGAATACTCCAGTAAGTTATCGCCCTGGTTAAGCTGGGGCTGTCTGGGGGTGGACGAAGTGATTCAAGCGATACACCAGCACGAAGTGCTGTTCGGTGAAAACGAAAGCACCCATTGGTTAAAAATAGAGTTGTTGTGGCGTGAGTTTTTCCAACACCTAGCACGACAATTAGGCGCTCAGCTTTTTACCGGACGCGTCGCTGAAATCAATTTCGAATCTATTCATACACGCTTGCATGCGAGTTTCTCAGCATGGGCGGCAGGCGAAACGGGGCAGGACTTTGTCGACGCCAATATGCGTGAGCTTAATGCCACAGGCTACATGAGTAATCGCGGGCGCCAAAATGTCGCTTCGGCACTTATCTATGACATGCGCGACGATTGGCGCAAAGGCGCATGCTATTTCGAGCGCCAACTCATTGACTACGACCCTGCCAGTAACTATGGCAACTGGCAATACATTGCAGGCATTCATGCCAACCCACGCGGGGGAAGTTGGTTTAACTTGGAAAAACAAGCCAATATGTACGACAACGACGCGCGTTACCGCACCTATTGGCTCAACTCGGAGGCCTAA